ttccatggcGCCTCTGACTCCTAACTGCTCCTGATGAAAGCACTGCGGGCTAAGAGATTGCCTTCCACTTGCTAAGAAAAATTCCCCATAACTCATCGTTCCTCATCACCCATCGTTTATTCCTGGGCTCCTCAActttgacttcttaaaaaaaatttttttttaaagatttttgtctttttgagagCGAGatcatgagcaagggggagggatagaagaagaagcaaactccctgctgagcggggagcctgatgcaggagttCATCCtgggacactgagaccatgatctcagctgaaggcagacagtcaaccaaccggctgagtcacccaggcgcccctcttcttaaaattattatattgcaaaaaaaaattattatattgctCCCATAAGGAGCCTTCTAAAGACATTTCCCACTGGTCATCGCTTCCCCTCattaaacttttaagatttagaaaatattaaatgacaTACACTATGTATCTGCAAGCCACAAACCATTGCAATCTTTAAGAACTTCCAAAACCAATTTTTCAGCCCCTGGGTGGCAATATCAGCCCTCCGCCACCCCAGCTGAGAACGAGAGATTTTATTGCACTAATATTTCCTGAGCGCCTACAATGTACCAGGCCCCGTATTCCAGAGTGAGGCCGCACCAGTCTGCTGGTGGGTCAAGGACCCCCCATCACAGCCCTCAtgtccctgcccctcaccccccacctgtGTGTATCTACCTTCCTTTCAATTCTTGTCCCTTTTCTTCGCAGCAAAAGAACCAGCTGCACATGCACCTGGTCGGGGCCTTCTTTGCCTTATTCCTGGGCAACTCCTACTTTTGGCTGCAGCTTATTCTTGTCTGGTACATGAGGAGACTGCCCCAGCCCGGGACCCCCTGGATCGGGCCACTCCGTCTGggcctctgcagcctctgcacCATCCTCTTGGTGACCAGTATCCTTCCTGGGGCCGgtggcaggggttggggtgggggacggTCCTCCACTGGGGTGGTTCGTCTCCATGCAGTCTTTTCTCGGCCTCAGTCTTCTGGGGATGATAGCATCCCGGGAAGTGTCAGCCTTGGGGAAGGGCACCCTGGGCTGAAGTCCACCTCCCCTGCGTGCTAGCCGGGTGTTGGTGGGGGGACTCCACGGGCTGGACTCAGTGTCTCAGCTCCTGCAGCTCTCCAGTGTGGATGATAACAGGGCTGCCCCCGGAACTGGAAGGAATGAAGGGAGTAATGCACGTGAGCTGCTTAGCTCGGTGACCAGTGCAGTGAGCCGCCAAGAAATACTGGGAGGATGGCAAGCCAGCGGCGACAGGCACTACCTGCCCTGTGCCAGGCATCATGTTGAAGACTGGAAACTGAGGTTCGGAGACGGGGAGTCTCTTGGCCAAGACGTGTCGCGGAGTCCAGCGGCGGCGCTGGCGGTGGATGGCAGGGAGGCAGCTTGCGCAGGCTCTGGAGAACAGTCCGCGTGTCCCTCCCGCTCCTTGTCCGGTTCTGTCCTGTTAGAGGCTCCGGCTGGCCTTGATGGGAGTGTTCACAGCCAGAAACTAGCCAAGGCAGCGAATCAGGGCTGGTCATTAACCATTCACCAGCATGCCTGGCACTGGCTGAAGATCCTACCCAACCCAGTTGTGAGTCACGGGAGCCTAGATGCTCTTTGCCAACCTAATGTGCCTCTGGGTGACTCAAATCACTGTGCTTCAGTTTCCGTATCTGTCAAACGGAGTTGTTTTGATCATAATAATGGTTGTTACTGGCAAAGTGCCCTGAGAGAGGAGAGGCTATAAACGTAGCGTTAGGGACCCATCTCCTCCTTGGGGAGAACGGAGGGGAGGCCAGAAGGCTGCTGGTGCTCAGAAGAGCCTACGGGGAGACCGGTTTCTTCCTGGGGGCAATAGAGAGCCGTGGGAAGCTTAAGAGTGGGGGAGGACCAAAGCCAATTCTGGGGGTAACCCTCTTGTGTGGGTGCTCTCACCTCTCCTTTGCTCTAGGATTCATGGGATCAGGGGTGATGTCACCTTATGGGCTGCCTAAAAATCTTTGGATGAATGAAATAGTGTCTGAACTGATCTAGGAGGGAGTGGGCGCTGGCTTGGCCGAGAAGCAGGAAGGGTGTTGCAGGGAGGGATCTCAGAAAGCAGAGGGCCTCTCTGCTAGTTTGAGCTTGGGGTTGAGTGTGGGCTCGCAGGTGAAAAGgatttcagggggcacctggagggcGAGTCTGAGCAGGACAAACGTGTGGCAAACAGTCAGTCAGGGAGGAGGGCAGCTGCGCTAACGTGTCTGGGAGCCACAGAGGTGAGTGGCCTGCCAGACACCATTCTGGCCAGGGCGAGGCAGCTGCGTCATGAGAGGGCGCCTGGCCCTGGTGACCTGGCTGGGCTCCGGGATCCTTCCTGCTGCGTGTGGCCCTTGACCTTGCTGTAAAGTGATGATCCTCCACTTCTGGCCGCTGCGCTCGGCCTCTGCCGCCTGCGAGTGGGCCATCGCCATGCTGCTGTTTGCACTCTTCGGCCTGTTTGCTGTGGACTTTTCCTGCCTGGATGGCTGCACCCTACACCTCCAGCTGGGCCACCTCAGCTCCCCAccagcctcccccacctccctgcagaTTCACCTGTGAACAGTAGCCCAGGTGATAAGGTCTGGGCCCCCTCCCTCCGTGCTGCCATCAGGGCCACCCAGGAAGTGAGAGGTCAAGGCCAGCCAGCCATCCCTGCTCAAggctatttattattattattattaattttttttttttttttttgccgccGGCGGAATCAGAGACACGGACGCAGGCAGGGTCACGCGAAACCAGAATTCCTTCCGGAGAGCAAATCCGTACAGAAGGTTGTGAGGGAACGGGGAGAACCGGGGAAGGGGGGgcctgggaaggaggagttggGGACACAAGGACAGATGGCCTTCCCTGTCCGGATCTGCTAAGCCACCCCAACCAGCCcccgtccctcccccaccccaccccgcagaGAGAttgatcaataaataaaataataaattaatcaataaataaaatagaaacagctCCCCCGCCCTCAGTCCCCCCTAGAACCACCCCCCATTGGGCACGGCCCCCTGAGCCCCACCCTGCAGGGCAAGGCCGGGTTTGTTGTCTCTCCCCTCCCTACATACTCCATGGGCCCTATTTACAGATTCAcagttggggggcagggaagaggggtggAAGGGGCTCCCCTCCTTCCCCGGCCCCCTGGGGTCAGGGCAGAGGGGTCCCGTTGGTGGCCAGGAGCTTCTTGTCCTTAGCAGGGCCTCGGCGGGGAGAGCTGgtcagctctgggtctgggcggccGGCTTGGGGCTGTAGGCTTCTTGGTGGGGTGCCAGCAGGCCGAGTCTGGGCCCCGTTCTTCTCATCTGTGGAGGAGGAAGCAGTGCAGCATCACGAACCTCGAGGCTGCCGAACCCCAAGGAACACGTTCCAGCAACATTGTGGTGAGGCCAAGGGCCTCCATCCTGGGGCTGGAAGCCTGTGGGGACGGCTGCCAGGAGGACACCCATTTGCAACCAGAGCCAGCAAGGTCACGGACAGCAGGTCATACATCCTGGACCCCTCTGACCCTCGTAGCTTTGGAAACCAGGCCAAGTTAGTCCCAGTGAGACCCAGAGGTCTGACTCCAGGGGCATTGTCACAGACTCTGGCTATGAGATTATTCGCTAAGGGACAGCTTGTCACAGCAGCAGATCACATTCAAGTTCCCAGATCACAGCCAAAGGTCTCCTTCTGCTACCCTGGTTGTTAGGGGAATGCTCCTTAGCGACAAGGCACAGGGGAGCCTTACAGAGGGTTGTTTGGGGGATCTGAACAAACCTGGAGGGCTGCTTGCCCTTCTCCAGAACACTGTTCCAGAACCCTCATTAGCAGGAAGTTCCACAACCCCACACAGAGATTAGGCACCCTCTGGGGGTCCCTGGAGGTGACCTCCCTGGCCACAAGGGCTTCTCAGGCCAGGATGGCCCATGCCCTGGCCTGGAGCTCAGGATCAGACTCTGTGATCCTCGCCCATGGACCAAAGCCCTGGAGCCCTTGCTCAGCAGGTCGCCCCTCTGGCCCACAGGATAAAGGAGGGCCACATGGCTTCGGACCCCTGCCACCCACCTGCCAGGGCCTGCACGGAGGGCTGGTCGTGAGTGCTCAGCAGCTGTGCCTGGATGGTCTCCACCACTCGCTTGAACCGACGGCTGGGACCTGGGGGAGATACGGAGATGGGCTGACTtggggacagagacagaaaaggCCCTTCCACCCTGTGGAAACCAGCAAAGGACTTGCCTCCTCTTGGGCTCAATTTCGGGCCCTGTGTTGGGACTAGGTATTATAAACCCGCAATTTGCAAATGGGACTAAGAAAGATTGGAGTTAAAATAATGATGGGTGTGGCTTTCTATTTATCATGTTAGTTTCTAGCTGAGGCCCCGAAGAGCcaggaatataagaaaaataaacaggaagttaaaaaaaaatttaaaatcgaGGAAGTCCTGCATATTAGCctttaaaggaaagagagaaaaatgcaacttatttcATCTTAGGGTTAACATTGTGGCAGGCTGGTCACTGTGACATTTAAGACTGCTAACAAAGGTAGCAGACAGAAGTGTCTCTTGTTATTCGGATTCGCTATCATGGCTCAGGAACTTGCTGGACTGACAGCAAGACATTTCTGTGGCTCCCATCTCTGGTGCCAACTCCTGATTGGTCATGGCTGCCTGTAGTTTCTGAGGCTGCCGCTGAGCCCAGCAGGAAGAAGTGCCGTGATCACCTGGTGCTGTCTGCTCTGGGTGCGGGAATGACACAGGATGGCAGAGAGCCCCGTCTGCCCTTCGGCTGTACAGTCAGCTCTGCACTTCAAGGTCAGCAGGGCTAGGTTGAGCCCAGCTTCGGTCAGTTTGCAGTGGGACTGTGTCAAGTCAATTTGCTTCAACAGgactctgtcttctcttctgtaaAGTGGGTGAGCACTAATACTTCAAAGTCCTCTGGGAAGCGTCAATGTAACAATGCACGTAAAGCACGTGAAACATCATAAATGTccatgaaggggcacctgggtggctcagtccactaagtgtctgcctttggctcaggtcttgatcccagggtcctgagatcaagccctgcattgggcttttgttcagtggggagtctgcttctccctttgctcctccccctgactTGTGACctgtttttcttccaaataaataaaatcttaaaaaaaaaaaaaaatccatgaaatgtCAATGAGAGAAGGGGTAAGGACAGAATGCAGGGGTCTGAATGAGGAGGGAGCTCATAGGGTCAGCGCTAGCTGAGCaccatctcctccttcctcctgctgcccTCTGGGGCCACTCTTGCAGCTTAGCTGTCTTGAGCATCCCACACAAAGGGTAGAGGCAGTGTCTCGCCAAGGGAAGCTTACCGGAGATGAGCGTAAAGGTGACCGAGTAGATGCCACCACTGCCACTGCCATCCCGTCGAGGGGAAGGCTCTGGGCCCTCTGAGGAGCTGATGTCCACCTGGAATCGGACGGGCTTCTGGAAGACGGATGGGCCACCACTGGCCTTGTACTCGGCCCTGAAGCTGGTCTGTGACAGCACACTGTGACTCAGGCTGGGGATCTGAGACAGGAAGGGGACAAAAGGAGGGGGTGATTCCAGTGACCTGATTCCAGGGACTGGATAGCCAACCCCACAAAGACCTCTGACCAAGGAACTACAAGTTCCATCAGCCACTAGGGGGAAAAGAATAACAGGAAAGCCATTGGGAGGCCCCATTGCCTGCTGGGACTTATAGTTTTCTTGTCCCACTATAAACGGCATCAGAGGAAAGGCTGGTAACAGGGCCTGTCACATCTAGGGGTCAGCCTCAGCCTCCAGAATTACATGACGCAAACTTCTCTGCCTCCGTGAGCACTGCCACATCTGTGTCAGAACCTGTAAGTCCCACTA
The genomic region above belongs to Neovison vison isolate M4711 chromosome 7, ASM_NN_V1, whole genome shotgun sequence and contains:
- the TMEM150B gene encoding modulator of macroautophagy TMEM150B gives rise to the protein MWGYLSVLPAFLAFSAITGVWSVFALAVTNRSVNLTEGFPYISLCGSYPPQSCIFSQLLNMGAAMAAWICIIRYHQLRDWGVRKWFNRLILWTGLLCALGTSVVGNFQQKNQLHMHLVGAFFALFLGNSYFWLQLILVWYMRRLPQPGTPWIGPLRLGLCSLCTILLVTMMILHFWPLRSASAACEWAIAMLLFALFGLFAVDFSCLDGCTLHLQLGHLSSPPASPTSLQIHL